The following DNA comes from Hypomesus transpacificus isolate Combined female chromosome 5, fHypTra1, whole genome shotgun sequence.
CTTTGATCTTAAACAGAGGGTGAAATCTGTTTCAACTTTTTTCAGGTTGGTGAAATCAAGACGTTGTAATCGGTTATGTTCGGATCAGTCAAAGGCAAAGGATTGATTTACATTGATATATTTGTTGCATTGTACGAGGTAGCCAATTTTTATTACTGCACCTTGTAGGTTAAAGCCAAATAGTAAATGCCAtcgttctttttttctttgatcCAGACATGTGCTGGTAAAATGCGGAATTCGTATTGGTGCAGTGTTAGTAAGGATAGACTGCAGACTCGGGGCGTAGTCTGTCAAACCGCCTAAACAAGGGGTTAGGCCCCGTTTGCCGGGAGACATAGGATGGGGCGATGTTACCCCCTGTCATGTGGCATAGAAATACGAATTTTACGTTTATTCTTTGGGAGAAAGACAGTCTTGACATGTTTCTTGCATGTGACCTTTGCCTTATTTGCCCAGTTTCTTAACATCGTTTTAGCCTTTCTTTAATAGCTATAGGCCTACAGTAGGCTAATTAACTGTAGTGTTAGGCCTTAAGCATTTCTTTATATTCATTTGTATAGGCCTGATGCATTCTGAGACTACGTGAATGACATTGCCTGCCTAGCAACAATTCTGTGtgattattgtaaaaaaaatccacaGGGACAAAAACCTTTTCAAGCTGACTGGGCCAAAAACAACCCAGGCAAGATGGAGCCACATCTCTCCGCCACAGCCGGTCTGCTTTTAGGTAACCGACAACAGATGCATGAAGCAATACAAAAACATCTTACAATAACTTTAAAAGGAACCTTTACTGCCTTGCAGTATATCATTATTTAGTTTTGCAAGCCTAAGCGTGGTACAGTAGACAATGCCAGTCTTTGAACGCTATATCGTCCTATCCTCTGTTACCTTCCCTTTTCCATATGACAGATGCACGTGTTGTTGGTTTAGGTCTCTGATAGTACTCatcagcgtgtgtgcgtgtctccttgtatgtgtgtcagtgtttgtctCAGCAGCCTCAGGGTTCTGGTACACCCCTCGTGGGCCCCAGATGTACCCCTGCCTCACCTACATGGAGCGCAACATCCGGGTGGACTGCGAGTTCCCCCCCACCAACCAGCTCCCAGGGCCCTACTGTGAGTTCAAGCAGGACAGCCGCCTGGTGGGTACCACGTACCCCAACGCTGTGGCCCTGGTCTCCGCCGACAACCGGCGGAGGGCCAACGTCAGCCTGGTCACCCCCACACTCTGCCGCCTCACCTGGGCCCCTATGGCGGATGAGAAGCCCTACACCTACACCTGCAGGGTGTACCAGGGCAGCGTGTGGAAGGAGAACAGCATGGGCGTGCACCCAAGTAAGGCGTCCTGTTCAACTTCCTGTTCAACTTCTTCTCCTGTGGGGAATTGCTGGTgtacacatgaacacagactacatttacattttacatttagcagacgctcttatccagagcgacttacagtaaatacagggacattctccccgaggcaagtagggtgaagtgtcttgcccaaggccTTGTGCCttgcacaatgtcattttggcacggcggggaatcgatccggcaaccttctgataactagccagactccctcaccgctcagccatctgactccctagactACATTCATACACTGATGTAAGGGTACCTTCCCTAAGGGGATGAATATATGATCTATAGTCTATagacaggtggctgagtggttaggcaatcgggctagtaatctgaaggttgccagtttgattcccggccgtgccaaatgacgttgtgtcttgggcaaggcacttcaccctacttgcctcggccagaatgtccctgtacttactgtaagtcgctctggataagagcgtctgctaaatgcaatgTGATGTCTATTTGTGA
Coding sequences within:
- the si:ch211-215c18.3 gene encoding uncharacterized protein si:ch211-215c18.3, which gives rise to MEPHLSATAGLLLVFVSAASGFWYTPRGPQMYPCLTYMERNIRVDCEFPPTNQLPGPYCEFKQDSRLVGTTYPNAVALVSADNRRRANVSLVTPTLCRLTWAPMADEKPYTYTCRVYQGSVWKENSMGVHPRNIFICSGVNMILPFGPWLLALVMSLPVAMGLLSP